One Calditrichia bacterium DNA window includes the following coding sequences:
- the hutU gene encoding urocanate hydratase, protein MKREIHAPHGSKLSCKGWHQEAALRMLMNNLDPDVAEEPDKLIVYGGSGRAARNWEAFDAIVKSLRELENDETLLVQSGKPVGIFRTHPYSPRVLIANSNLVANWATWEHFRELEKKGLMMYGQMTAGSWIYIGTQGILQGTYETFAEIARKRHNGSLAGTLTLTAGLGGMGGAQPLAVTMNNGVVIVVEVDDHRIQRRLETRYLDEMATDFDTAMQMAQSAMAAKKPLSIGLHGNAADVFAEFVKRGIVPDIVTDQTSAHDELNGYVPNGIRYAEALELRNSNPKQYIDLSMKAMAAHCQAMLDLQKMGAETFDYGNNLRGQAIKAGVKNAFDYPGFVPAYIRNLFCVGKGPFRWAALSGDPEDIYRTDALVKELFPEDKALLRWIDMAQKKVKFQGLPSRICWLGYGERAKLGLAMNELVRTGEVKAPIVIGRDHLDCGSVASPNRETEAMKDGSDAVADWALLNGMLNVASGASWVSMHHGGGVGIGYSQHSGVVMVADGTEDTAKRIDRVLTNDPGTGVMRHADAGYDEAIACANEKGVNIPMLSANSSTPQKVS, encoded by the coding sequence ATGAAACGCGAAATTCATGCGCCGCATGGCAGCAAATTGAGTTGCAAAGGCTGGCATCAGGAAGCCGCTTTGCGAATGTTGATGAACAATCTTGATCCCGATGTGGCGGAAGAACCGGACAAGCTGATCGTTTACGGCGGTTCCGGTCGCGCAGCCAGAAACTGGGAAGCATTCGATGCGATTGTTAAATCGCTTCGCGAACTGGAAAATGACGAAACGCTGCTGGTGCAAAGCGGCAAACCGGTGGGCATTTTCCGGACCCACCCGTATTCGCCGCGCGTGCTCATTGCCAATTCCAATCTGGTTGCGAATTGGGCAACCTGGGAGCACTTCCGCGAATTGGAAAAAAAAGGGTTGATGATGTATGGGCAAATGACTGCCGGAAGCTGGATTTACATCGGCACGCAGGGCATTTTGCAGGGCACATACGAAACTTTTGCGGAAATCGCCCGGAAGCGTCACAACGGCAGCCTCGCCGGAACGCTGACACTCACCGCCGGACTCGGCGGAATGGGCGGCGCCCAACCGTTGGCGGTAACGATGAACAACGGTGTGGTGATTGTGGTCGAAGTGGATGATCACCGCATTCAGCGACGGCTGGAAACGCGCTATCTGGACGAAATGGCAACCGATTTTGACACTGCGATGCAAATGGCGCAATCGGCGATGGCAGCCAAAAAACCGCTGTCGATCGGTTTGCACGGGAATGCGGCGGATGTGTTTGCTGAGTTCGTAAAGCGTGGAATAGTGCCGGATATCGTTACTGATCAAACATCCGCACACGATGAATTAAACGGATATGTGCCAAACGGAATCCGTTACGCAGAAGCGTTGGAATTGCGGAACAGCAATCCCAAACAATACATCGACCTGTCGATGAAAGCGATGGCAGCACACTGCCAGGCAATGCTCGATCTGCAAAAAATGGGCGCAGAAACCTTCGATTACGGCAACAACTTGCGCGGACAAGCCATCAAAGCCGGCGTGAAAAACGCGTTCGACTATCCGGGTTTTGTGCCGGCATACATCCGAAATTTGTTTTGTGTGGGGAAAGGTCCGTTCCGGTGGGCGGCACTTTCGGGCGATCCCGAAGATATTTATCGCACCGACGCGTTGGTGAAAGAATTATTTCCCGAAGATAAAGCGTTGCTGCGCTGGATTGATATGGCGCAGAAAAAAGTGAAATTCCAGGGGTTGCCATCGCGGATTTGCTGGCTCGGCTACGGTGAGCGCGCCAAATTGGGTCTGGCAATGAACGAGTTGGTGCGCACCGGTGAAGTGAAAGCGCCGATCGTGATTGGTCGGGATCACCTTGATTGCGGTTCGGTGGCATCGCCCAACCGCGAAACCGAAGCGATGAAAGACGGCAGCGACGCAGTTGCCGATTGGGCGTTGTTGAACGGAATGCTCAATGTCGCATCCGGCGCATCGTGGGTGTCCATGCATCATGGTGGCGGTGTGGGCATCGGTTATTCGCAACATTCCGGCGTGGTGATGGTTGCAGATGGCACGGAAGACACCGCAAAACGCATCGACCGGGTGCTCACCAACGATCCCGGCACCGGCGTTATGCGACATGCGGACGCAGGTTACGACGAAGCAATCGCCTGTGCTAACGAAAAAGGCGTCAACATTCCCATGCTTTCTGCAAATTCATCAACACCTCAAAAGGTCAGTTGA
- a CDS encoding family 10 glycosylhydrolase yields the protein MLKALWQMINSVKFWLVISGIIHFSVFANADVEVRALWVIRHQMKTPQSIDSVLKFAAANQITDLFVQVRGRGDAYYHSRFEPKAEEIPENFDPLGYLLIKANRKKIRIHAWVNMFYIWSSEKKPVSPEHLINRKPEWLIYPSKYDPALPDSNWNGRRNEEGLYLAPLIEDVQIHLLNVVDDILSQYELDGLHLDYIRFPGYGFDFDPYVRDKFKERYVIDPAEFRNTPESFSANYGAVGYDIFFSRWGKFLRDGLSEFIEKLAKQTRERHPEVIISAAVKPDLRRAHWYYYQDWDRWLNEGWLDWAVPMNYAKSQSDFETRMDQMLEKVPAEKVVMGTALYNQPWSSVKQKWQTIQNKRDKNEALKGVALFSYDQISESGALQKAYTEVFIHRRTR from the coding sequence GTGTTAAAAGCGCTCTGGCAAATGATAAATAGTGTGAAATTTTGGCTGGTAATATCGGGCATCATCCATTTTTCTGTATTTGCTAATGCAGATGTCGAAGTCCGTGCGCTGTGGGTTATCCGGCATCAAATGAAAACCCCCCAAAGTATCGATAGCGTGCTTAAATTTGCAGCTGCGAACCAAATCACAGATCTGTTTGTGCAGGTTCGTGGTCGGGGTGATGCATATTATCACAGCCGTTTTGAACCGAAAGCCGAAGAAATCCCCGAAAATTTTGATCCGCTCGGATATTTGTTGATCAAAGCCAATCGAAAAAAAATCCGGATTCATGCATGGGTGAACATGTTTTACATATGGAGCAGCGAAAAAAAACCGGTTTCACCTGAACATTTAATAAACCGGAAACCGGAATGGCTGATTTATCCATCAAAATACGACCCTGCCTTGCCCGACAGCAACTGGAACGGTCGCAGGAATGAGGAAGGGCTTTATCTTGCGCCGTTGATTGAAGATGTGCAAATTCATTTGCTAAATGTTGTCGATGACATTTTATCGCAGTATGAACTGGATGGTTTACATCTGGATTATATTCGGTTTCCGGGATACGGATTTGATTTTGATCCGTATGTTCGCGATAAATTTAAGGAAAGGTATGTGATCGACCCTGCAGAGTTTCGCAATACGCCGGAATCATTTTCGGCGAATTATGGAGCCGTTGGCTATGACATTTTTTTTAGCCGTTGGGGAAAGTTTTTGCGAGACGGTCTTTCAGAATTTATCGAAAAACTGGCAAAACAAACGCGTGAGCGTCATCCGGAAGTGATTATTTCTGCAGCAGTTAAGCCGGATTTGCGGCGGGCACATTGGTATTATTATCAGGATTGGGATCGCTGGTTAAATGAGGGGTGGCTGGATTGGGCTGTGCCAATGAATTACGCAAAATCTCAATCCGATTTTGAAACGCGAATGGACCAGATGCTCGAAAAAGTGCCGGCAGAAAAAGTTGTGATGGGCACAGCGTTGTATAACCAACCGTGGTCATCCGTCAAACAAAAGTGGCAAACGATACAAAACAAACGCGACAAAAATGAAGCTTTAAAAGGCGTTGCCCTGTTTTCTTACGACCAAATTTCGGAGAGTGGCGCGCTGCAAAAAGCGTATACAGAGGTGTTTATCCACAGGAGGACCCGATAA
- the rpsK gene encoding 30S ribosomal protein S11 yields the protein MARRGRTVRKKKDQVDPLGVAHIKASFNNTNITLTDQTGNVISWATAGRMGFKGSRKNTPYASQMAAENAAKEAMDLGLRKVDVEVKGPGGGREAAIRSLQAAGLEILSIKDITPIPHNGCRPPKKRRV from the coding sequence TTGGCTAGAAGAGGCCGTACAGTACGTAAAAAGAAAGATCAGGTTGATCCGCTAGGTGTTGCACACATCAAAGCAAGTTTCAACAACACCAATATTACATTGACCGATCAAACTGGTAATGTGATTTCGTGGGCAACTGCCGGAAGAATGGGCTTTAAAGGATCGCGTAAAAATACGCCATATGCATCCCAGATGGCCGCAGAAAATGCTGCAAAAGAAGCTATGGATTTGGGATTGCGTAAAGTTGATGTGGAAGTAAAAGGACCGGGTGGTGGTCGTGAAGCTGCAATTCGTTCGCTGCAGGCTGCCGGTTTGGAAATTCTTTCCATTAAGGATATTACGCCGATTCCGCACAACGGTTGTCGTCCGCCCAAAAAACGCCGCGTATAA
- the rpsM gene encoding 30S ribosomal protein S13, with the protein MARISGVDLPKSKPLNIGLTYIFGIGRTTAQKICDETGIDPSTRVNDLTDDHVRKIREYILQYIKVEGTLKSEINMNIKRLIDIGCYRGSRHKMGLPARGQRTSTNARTRKGRRRAVMKKKK; encoded by the coding sequence TTGGCACGTATTTCAGGTGTTGATTTACCGAAAAGCAAACCCTTAAACATTGGGCTTACCTATATTTTCGGTATTGGTCGCACGACAGCTCAGAAAATATGTGATGAGACAGGTATCGACCCTTCGACTCGCGTCAACGATCTGACAGATGACCATGTGAGAAAGATTCGCGAATACATTCTGCAATATATTAAAGTAGAAGGTACGCTTAAATCCGAAATTAACATGAACATCAAACGATTGATTGATATTGGTTGTTATCGTGGTTCCCGCCATAAAATGGGCTTGCCTGCCCGTGGACAGCGGACCTCAACCAATGCGCGAACCCGAAAAGGTCGCCGTCGTGCTGTGATGAAGAAAAAGAAATAA
- a CDS encoding aminotransferase class V-fold PLP-dependent enzyme, with protein MKNLEQHFDKFRNNIIGNNFVHDFPGGKMPIIYADWAASGRLYAPIENYISNKLGPYVANTHTETTLTGTVMTDAYHQAQKIFKKHVNASPDDLLLFVGSGMTAAINKFQRILGLRVPERYKNQVKLSGNERPLVIITHMEHHSNQTTWVECMMDVKILQRCSNGLPDLDHLRDILKAEKDRQLIIGSFTACSNVTGIVTPYHEMAEIMHEFGGYCFVDFSASAPYVPINMHPEKETQTLDAIFFSPHKFLGGPGSSGVIIFHKSLYKNTVPDHPGGGTVLWTNPWGEHHFFEDIEVREDGGTPGFLQGIKGALSIRLKDEMGVANILEREHELTNRLMDHLERIPGIAILEREQRNRVGFVSMYVPGLHHNLMVRLLNDRFGIQTRGGCSCAGTYGHVLLNIDYHESQRITQKIDLGDLSEKPGWVRISLHPTMTESEVDTIADAVSEVVKNYKNWDYDYKFNCKTGDFEPGNRKPFIINLSETIMA; from the coding sequence ATGAAGAATCTTGAACAGCATTTCGATAAATTCCGCAACAATATTATTGGAAATAATTTTGTGCACGATTTCCCCGGTGGGAAAATGCCCATCATTTATGCGGATTGGGCAGCCAGCGGGCGGCTCTACGCACCCATCGAAAATTATATTTCCAATAAATTGGGTCCGTATGTGGCAAATACGCACACAGAAACCACGCTCACCGGAACGGTGATGACCGATGCCTATCATCAGGCACAGAAAATTTTCAAAAAACATGTGAACGCATCGCCGGATGATCTGCTGTTATTTGTCGGTTCCGGTATGACGGCGGCAATCAATAAGTTCCAGCGGATATTGGGTTTACGCGTTCCCGAGCGATACAAAAATCAGGTGAAACTGAGTGGCAACGAACGTCCGCTGGTGATTATCACCCACATGGAGCATCACTCGAACCAGACAACCTGGGTTGAGTGCATGATGGATGTTAAAATTTTGCAGCGCTGCAGCAACGGACTGCCCGATCTCGATCATCTGCGGGATATTTTGAAAGCGGAAAAAGATCGCCAGTTGATCATCGGATCGTTCACTGCCTGCTCGAACGTTACCGGCATCGTGACGCCATATCACGAAATGGCGGAGATTATGCACGAGTTCGGCGGCTACTGTTTTGTCGATTTTTCCGCATCTGCGCCGTATGTGCCCATCAACATGCACCCGGAAAAAGAAACGCAAACGCTGGATGCCATTTTCTTTTCACCGCACAAATTTTTGGGCGGACCCGGCTCCTCCGGCGTGATTATTTTCCACAAATCGCTGTATAAAAACACGGTGCCGGATCATCCCGGTGGCGGCACTGTGCTGTGGACAAATCCGTGGGGTGAACATCATTTTTTTGAAGATATCGAAGTGCGGGAAGATGGCGGCACGCCCGGATTTTTGCAGGGCATCAAAGGCGCGCTTTCTATTCGCTTGAAAGATGAAATGGGCGTTGCGAATATTTTGGAACGCGAACACGAACTGACCAACCGGCTGATGGATCACCTCGAACGGATTCCCGGTATTGCCATTTTGGAGCGCGAACAGCGCAATCGGGTGGGATTTGTATCGATGTATGTGCCGGGATTGCATCACAATTTGATGGTGCGACTGCTCAACGACCGATTTGGTATCCAGACACGCGGCGGTTGCTCCTGTGCCGGAACCTACGGCCATGTGCTGCTGAACATCGATTATCACGAATCACAACGCATTACCCAAAAAATCGATCTCGGCGATTTGAGCGAAAAACCCGGCTGGGTGCGCATTTCGCTGCACCCGACGATGACGGAATCTGAGGTCGATACTATTGCAGATGCCGTTTCAGAAGTTGTCAAAAATTATAAAAATTGGGATTACGATTACAAATTCAACTGCAAAACCGGGGATTTTGAGCCGGGAAACCGTAAACCGTTTATCATTAATCTGTCAGAAACTATTATGGCGTAA
- a CDS encoding valine--tRNA ligase gives MSMKEIPSVYDPKDFEQRITDKWNRTKAWAAQPDERENRYVVMMPLPNVTGALHMGHAMDNVMQDLLVRWHRMMGDNTLWQPGTDHAGIATQAVVEKRLFELEGKTRHDIGRDALVQRIFEWKDQYQARIIRQQQAMGCSCDWDRQRFTMDPVCAAAVREWFFRLFKDGLIFRGYRLVNWDCALQTSVADDEIEHKTVDGHFWHLRYPIVDPQPGEPDHVIVATTRPETMLGDTAVAVHPDPAGQLNSLIAKAKERLEGASAKDKPQIEAEIERLENRKSTHLAQLEALKNMAQNGRKVLLPLQNREIPLIVDEWAKPELGSGCVKITPGHDPNDYAVWQRHQNEIDIINILNPDGTLNHNAGSYKGIDRFDARKKVVADLDAQGLLAKVEDREIEVGHSDRSKTPIEPYLSKQWFIRMGDVAGGVVLGRGTEKEFSAPGLAQAAMDVVDPNYQSPSGRNLTFHPDPVRYRNTFYNWLAEKRDWCISRQLWWGHRIPIWHGQFLPENLAPVLDELDKLSGEELHVWIADEHDHTFSLAEARAKLAAFPAETPLEVQACPRYLSNESTFAKSLETLGLAEDPDVLDTWFSSALWPHSTLGWPNPEDAKTETGQTDLNSNPNSLDYYYPGSCLVTGRDIITLWVARMVIAGLYNLGDVPFTDCFLHANIMDGKGERMSKSKGNGIDPVDIIDMYGTDAMRYVLSDMQTGTQDIRLPVQAISPFTGNKVELAEAKHGRSIFTYIDPETGKEFDVLGTMPDIPSAKIISDRFEIGKNFCNKLWNAARFAMMNLNRQEFRPLTENDLALEDRWLLSRLSKTVAEVQSHLEKYNPSAAINTARDFFWGEFCDWYLELIKPRMKDEQSGFVARQVLATVLDQVLRLYHPFMPFITEAIWENLNERAPQRGIDAALPVVDVLQVAEWPAVRPERQNAALENEFSLMQEAVRRIRDLRNKYTVPHQNRLDAAIKATGEDAVALQHMTYHIREMSGLASLAIDANAEKPKLAAVAVLGEMEIYVDGVLDPEKELERLEKQKENLVKRIGGLKGKLSNDSFVSKAPANVVQQSREQLAELEQQLSLVEENMRELR, from the coding sequence ATGTCGATGAAAGAAATTCCCTCCGTTTACGATCCGAAAGATTTTGAACAGCGAATTACCGATAAATGGAACCGCACCAAAGCCTGGGCGGCGCAGCCGGACGAGCGCGAAAATCGCTATGTGGTAATGATGCCCCTGCCAAACGTTACCGGCGCGTTGCACATGGGTCACGCGATGGACAACGTGATGCAGGATTTGCTCGTTCGCTGGCACCGGATGATGGGCGACAACACCCTTTGGCAGCCGGGAACCGATCACGCCGGAATTGCCACACAGGCGGTTGTGGAAAAACGCTTGTTCGAACTCGAGGGAAAAACCCGTCACGATATCGGGCGCGATGCGCTGGTGCAGCGCATTTTCGAATGGAAAGACCAATATCAGGCGCGCATCATCCGGCAGCAGCAGGCAATGGGCTGCAGTTGCGATTGGGATCGCCAGCGATTTACAATGGACCCGGTGTGTGCCGCTGCGGTTCGCGAATGGTTTTTCCGGCTGTTCAAAGACGGACTGATTTTTCGCGGCTACCGATTGGTAAACTGGGATTGCGCCCTGCAAACTTCCGTTGCCGATGACGAAATTGAGCACAAAACCGTGGACGGGCATTTCTGGCATTTGCGCTATCCGATTGTCGATCCGCAGCCGGGCGAACCGGATCATGTGATTGTCGCAACCACGCGACCGGAAACCATGCTGGGTGATACCGCCGTTGCCGTGCATCCCGATCCCGCCGGACAACTCAATTCGCTCATCGCCAAAGCCAAAGAGCGGCTGGAAGGCGCATCTGCAAAAGACAAACCGCAAATCGAAGCGGAAATAGAGCGACTGGAAAATCGTAAATCAACACATCTGGCGCAGTTGGAAGCGTTAAAAAATATGGCGCAGAATGGCAGAAAAGTGCTGCTGCCGTTGCAAAACCGGGAAATCCCGCTCATCGTTGATGAATGGGCGAAGCCCGAACTCGGCTCCGGCTGTGTGAAAATCACACCAGGACACGACCCGAACGATTACGCCGTTTGGCAACGTCACCAAAATGAAATTGATATCATCAATATTTTGAATCCCGACGGCACGCTGAATCATAATGCCGGAAGTTACAAAGGCATCGACCGGTTCGACGCCCGCAAAAAGGTAGTCGCCGATCTCGATGCGCAGGGATTGCTCGCCAAAGTGGAAGATCGCGAAATTGAGGTCGGGCATTCCGATCGCTCCAAAACGCCCATCGAGCCGTATTTGTCCAAACAGTGGTTTATCCGCATGGGCGATGTGGCTGGCGGCGTGGTGCTCGGTCGCGGCACGGAAAAGGAATTTTCCGCACCCGGGCTCGCGCAGGCTGCGATGGATGTTGTCGATCCCAACTACCAATCGCCAAGCGGACGCAACCTCACTTTTCACCCGGACCCGGTGCGTTATCGCAACACCTTTTACAACTGGCTGGCGGAAAAACGCGATTGGTGCATCAGCCGCCAGTTGTGGTGGGGGCATCGCATTCCCATTTGGCACGGGCAATTTTTGCCGGAAAATCTGGCGCCGGTGCTCGATGAACTGGACAAACTTTCCGGCGAGGAGCTACACGTCTGGATTGCGGATGAGCACGATCACACCTTTTCGCTGGCAGAAGCCCGGGCAAAATTGGCTGCTTTCCCGGCAGAAACACCGCTGGAAGTGCAGGCGTGCCCGCGCTATTTGAGCAACGAAAGCACATTTGCCAAATCACTGGAAACATTGGGGTTAGCAGAAGACCCGGATGTGCTGGACACCTGGTTTTCCAGCGCGTTGTGGCCGCACAGCACCCTCGGCTGGCCGAACCCGGAAGATGCAAAAACAGAAACCGGACAGACCGATCTCAACAGCAACCCGAATTCGCTGGATTATTATTATCCCGGATCATGCCTCGTTACCGGGCGCGATATTATCACATTGTGGGTGGCGCGGATGGTAATTGCCGGACTCTACAACCTCGGCGATGTGCCGTTCACCGATTGCTTTTTGCACGCCAATATTATGGATGGCAAAGGCGAACGCATGAGCAAATCCAAAGGCAACGGCATCGATCCGGTGGACATTATCGATATGTATGGCACGGATGCGATGCGCTACGTGCTGTCCGATATGCAAACCGGCACGCAGGATATCCGTTTGCCCGTGCAGGCGATTTCGCCGTTTACCGGCAACAAAGTAGAACTTGCGGAAGCGAAACACGGGCGCAGCATTTTCACCTACATCGACCCGGAAACCGGGAAAGAATTCGACGTGCTGGGCACGATGCCGGATATTCCTTCCGCAAAAATTATCAGCGACCGGTTCGAAATCGGCAAAAATTTCTGCAACAAATTGTGGAACGCCGCCCGCTTCGCGATGATGAACCTCAACCGGCAGGAATTCCGCCCGCTGACCGAAAACGATTTGGCGTTGGAAGATCGCTGGCTGCTCTCGCGGCTCTCCAAAACCGTTGCGGAAGTGCAATCGCATCTGGAAAAATACAATCCCTCGGCGGCAATCAACACGGCGCGCGACTTTTTTTGGGGCGAATTTTGCGATTGGTATCTGGAACTCATCAAACCGCGCATGAAAGATGAGCAGAGCGGATTCGTGGCGCGGCAGGTGCTGGCAACGGTGCTCGATCAGGTGTTGCGATTGTATCACCCGTTCATGCCGTTTATCACCGAAGCAATTTGGGAGAATCTCAACGAACGCGCCCCGCAACGCGGCATCGATGCGGCATTGCCGGTTGTGGATGTGTTGCAAGTTGCCGAATGGCCGGCGGTTCGCCCCGAGCGCCAAAACGCTGCGTTGGAAAATGAGTTTTCGCTGATGCAGGAAGCAGTTCGGCGCATCCGCGATTTGCGCAATAAATACACCGTTCCCCACCAAAACCGGCTGGATGCTGCCATCAAAGCCACGGGCGAAGATGCTGTTGCACTCCAGCATATGACCTACCACATTCGGGAAATGTCCGGGTTGGCCTCGCTCGCAATCGATGCAAACGCAGAAAAGCCGAAACTTGCAGCTGTCGCTGTTTTGGGTGAAATGGAAATTTATGTGGACGGTGTGCTCGATCCTGAAAAGGAATTGGAGCGACTCGAAAAGCAAAAAGAAAATCTGGTTAAACGCATCGGCGGGTTAAAAGGCAAGTTATCCAACGATAGCTTTGTCAGCAAAGCGCCGGCAAACGTGGTGCAGCAAAGCCGCGAACAGCTTGCAGAGTTGGAGCAGCAACTTTCGCTGGTGGAAGAAAATATGCGGGAATTGCGGTAA
- the rpmJ gene encoding 50S ribosomal protein L36 has product MKVQASVKKRCENCKIIRRKGVVRVICKKNPRHKQRQG; this is encoded by the coding sequence ATGAAAGTTCAAGCTTCAGTAAAAAAACGTTGCGAAAATTGCAAAATTATCCGACGAAAAGGTGTTGTTCGTGTAATCTGCAAGAAAAATCCGCGGCACAAACAACGTCAAGGTTAA
- the rplQ gene encoding 50S ribosomal protein L17: MRHRNTVKKMGRTPSHRAATLRNLASALIEHKQIRTTLSKAKAAQGYIDRLIGYGKGNSVHDRRLAFKLLQSRDLVKTLFDDIAPTFTTRNGGYTRIVKLGMRRGDGAPLAVLQLVGFEPFKFGEETEAAKPAAKKSKPKAAKAAAATAAVESATETEKPKATKSKAKKAEKKEVEVEEPVEEAVEAAEEVAADVAEAAPEAEKTDEPAADEAEKKDDDSEKK, translated from the coding sequence ATGCGACATCGTAATACTGTAAAAAAGATGGGCAGAACGCCAAGCCACCGCGCTGCGACATTACGTAACCTGGCATCTGCACTTATCGAACATAAGCAAATTCGCACAACGCTTTCCAAAGCCAAAGCTGCCCAGGGATATATCGATCGTTTGATTGGTTATGGAAAAGGCAATTCGGTTCATGACCGTCGCCTTGCTTTTAAATTGTTGCAAAGCCGTGATTTGGTAAAAACGTTGTTTGATGATATCGCGCCGACATTTACGACACGTAACGGTGGTTACACCCGTATCGTTAAGTTGGGAATGCGTCGCGGTGATGGTGCGCCTTTGGCTGTATTGCAACTGGTTGGTTTTGAGCCGTTCAAATTTGGCGAAGAAACTGAAGCTGCAAAACCGGCGGCGAAAAAGAGCAAGCCTAAAGCCGCTAAAGCAGCCGCAGCAACAGCTGCTGTGGAATCAGCGACTGAAACAGAAAAGCCGAAAGCAACAAAATCCAAAGCCAAAAAAGCTGAAAAGAAAGAAGTTGAAGTCGAGGAACCCGTTGAAGAGGCAGTCGAAGCAGCAGAAGAAGTTGCCGCAGACGTTGCTGAAGCCGCACCGGAAGCGGAAAAAACCGATGAGCCGGCAGCTGATGAAGCTGAAAAGAAAGATGATGATAGTGAAAAAAAATAG
- a CDS encoding DNA-directed RNA polymerase subunit alpha, which translates to MNWMNLLMPEKVELDETNYSTNYGRFVVQPLERGFGVTLGNLFRRVLLSSIQGAAITAIRIDGVQHEFATIPGVKEDLTHIILNLKEVRIKLLNKRPDKVTLNLSGPCDLKAGDLEKYTTDFEVLNPDLHIATLNEEANLDIEIRVGKGRGYVPAEENKPLEASIGLIPIDSIFSPISKVRFDVENVRVGQRTDYEKLVLEIETDGSITPDDALTFAGKIVKDHVQLFINFDFEPEEEETQEIDEEVLRIKKLLKMNVDELELSVRSHNCLKNANIKTIGDLVRLDESELLKFRNFGRKSLQEIQEILDKKSLYFGMDVDKYLKGDD; encoded by the coding sequence ATGAACTGGATGAATTTATTGATGCCGGAAAAGGTCGAATTAGATGAAACAAACTATTCTACCAATTACGGCAGATTTGTTGTACAGCCATTAGAACGTGGATTTGGTGTCACGCTTGGCAATTTGTTTCGCCGTGTGCTGTTGTCATCTATTCAGGGTGCGGCAATCACTGCTATCCGTATTGATGGTGTTCAGCATGAGTTTGCAACCATTCCGGGCGTTAAGGAAGATTTAACCCACATTATTCTGAACCTTAAAGAAGTCCGTATTAAGTTGTTGAATAAACGCCCTGATAAAGTTACGTTAAACTTGAGCGGACCCTGTGATCTGAAAGCCGGTGATCTGGAAAAATACACAACAGATTTTGAAGTGTTAAATCCTGACCTGCACATTGCGACTTTGAACGAAGAAGCAAACCTTGATATCGAAATCCGAGTGGGCAAAGGTAGAGGATATGTACCGGCTGAAGAAAATAAGCCACTGGAAGCGTCGATTGGTTTGATTCCGATTGATTCGATTTTTTCACCGATCAGCAAAGTTCGTTTTGATGTTGAAAACGTACGCGTTGGTCAGCGGACAGATTATGAAAAATTGGTTTTGGAAATCGAAACGGATGGCAGTATCACTCCGGATGATGCTTTAACGTTTGCCGGTAAAATTGTAAAAGATCACGTTCAGTTGTTTATCAATTTCGATTTTGAGCCTGAAGAAGAAGAAACTCAGGAAATCGACGAAGAAGTTCTGCGCATCAAAAAGCTGTTGAAAATGAATGTGGATGAACTGGAATTGTCTGTTCGTTCGCACAACTGCCTGAAGAATGCGAACATCAAAACTATTGGCGATCTGGTTCGTTTGGATGAATCAGAACTGCTGAAATTCCGGAATTTCGGACGCAAGTCGCTCCAGGAAATCCAGGAAATTCTGGATAAAAAGAGCCTCTACTTTGGAATGGATGTAGATAAATATCTCAAGGGCGACGACTAA
- the infA gene encoding translation initiation factor IF-1, giving the protein MAKEQPISVDGIIKETLPNATFRVELESGLEVLAHVSGKMRMHFIRILPGDKVKLELSPYDLTRGRITYRYK; this is encoded by the coding sequence ATGGCAAAAGAGCAACCGATTTCAGTAGATGGAATAATCAAAGAAACGTTGCCTAACGCCACTTTTAGAGTGGAATTAGAAAGCGGTTTGGAAGTATTAGCACATGTATCCGGTAAAATGCGTATGCACTTTATTCGTATATTGCCCGGAGATAAAGTAAAGTTAGAACTCTCGCCATACGATTTAACCCGTGGGCGAATAACCTATCGATACAAATAA